In Sceloporus undulatus isolate JIND9_A2432 ecotype Alabama chromosome 10, SceUnd_v1.1, whole genome shotgun sequence, the following proteins share a genomic window:
- the LOC121916626 gene encoding anaphase-promoting complex subunit 5-like: MRHTTALPVLLQALALAREYRLQYLASETILCLAFSQLMLGMPEQALSMLNTTIEPILAHGSVLDKGAAMFLVAKCQVASAAECPPRKKAEALESAILNLNEARTYFAKVDCKDQLRDVYYYQARLYHSLGKTQERNYCAMLFRQLDQELPACGVPLISGFK; this comes from the exons ATGCGCCATACCACAGCTCTGCCAGTCCTGCTCCAGGCACTTGCGCTGGCTCGAGAATACCGCCTCCAGTATTTGGCCTCAGAAACTATCctctgcttggctttctcccag CTAATGCTTGGGATGCCTGAGCAAGCACTGAGCATGCTGAACACAACGATAGAACCCATCCTGGCTCACGGATCAGTGCTGGACAAAGGAGCTGCCATGTTCTTGGTGGCCAAGTGCCAGGTTGCCTCGGCAGCTGAATGTCCTCCTCGGAAGAAGGCAGAAG ctcTGGAGTCAGCTATCCTGAACCTGAACGAAGCCAGAACCTACTTTGCAAAGGTGGACTGTAAGGACCAGCTTCGCGACGTCTACTACTACCAGGCCAGACTCTACCACAGCCTGGGCAAGACCCAAGAGAGAAATTATTGTGCCATGCTCTTTCGGCAGCTGGACCAGGAGCTCCCTGCTTGTGGCGTCCCCTTGATCAGTGGGTTTAAATGA